In one Pseudodesulfovibrio tunisiensis genomic region, the following are encoded:
- a CDS encoding cytochrome P460 family protein: protein MQTGALATVLIAATLSAYAAGMPGNDPDELWTFITKTDNYRTWCPWSDHRGIHPGSSPHGATHRVFVNRPGQMSTQVPARNGTIVVKENFDRKGALAAVTVMFKSKGYNPEAGDWYWAKYLPDGKVDKAGKPAGCIGCHAARADNDYIMLHDF from the coding sequence ATGCAGACAGGAGCATTGGCCACCGTGCTGATTGCGGCAACCCTGTCCGCCTATGCGGCGGGCATGCCCGGAAACGATCCGGACGAACTCTGGACCTTCATCACCAAAACGGACAACTACAGGACATGGTGCCCATGGTCCGATCACCGGGGCATCCACCCGGGCAGTTCACCCCACGGAGCCACCCACCGGGTGTTCGTGAACAGACCGGGACAGATGTCGACTCAGGTCCCGGCCAGAAACGGCACCATCGTGGTCAAGGAAAATTTCGATCGGAAAGGCGCACTGGCCGCCGTGACCGTGATGTTCAAGAGCAAGGGATACAACCCGGAGGCGGGCGACTGGTACTGGGCCAAGTATTTGCCGGACGGCAAGGTCGACAAGGCTGGCAAGCCGGCCGGTTGCATCGGATGCCACGCGGCCCGGGCGGACAACGACTACATCATGCTGCACGATTTCTGA